The following are encoded together in the Nocardia sp. XZ_19_385 genome:
- the metH gene encoding methionine synthase, with product MSASRSAAFDTTLLDTLSRRVVIGDGAMGTMLQAADLTLDDFRGLEGCNEILNDTRPDVLRSIHRAYFEAGADAVETNTFGCNLPNLADYDIADRIRDLSEKGTRLAREVADEMGPSADGTPRYVLGSMGPGTKLPTLGHAPYTVLRDAYLESALGMLDGGADAILIETCQDLLQVKAAITGSRRAMAQAGRRIPIITHVTVETTGTMLVGSEIGAALAALEPLGIDMIGLNCATGPAEMSEHLRHLSKHAQLPVSVMPNAGLPVLGANGAEYPLTPEELAIALRGFVSEYGLALVGGCCGTTPEHIRQVTEAVREVEKSLPAVGERRRPEHEPSVSSMYTAVPFEQDASIMMIGERTNANGSKAFREAMLAEDWQKCVDIAKDQTRDGAHMLDLCVDYVGRDGAKDMEALAARLATASTLPIMLDSTETPVLRAGLEHLGGRCAVNSVNYEDGDGPESRFQQTMALVAEHGAAVVALTIDEEGQARTAEAKVAIAERLIADITGNWGLLESDIIIDTLTFTLGTGQEESRKDGIETIEAIRQLKRKHPNVQTTLGLSNISFGLNPAARQVLNSVFMHECVEAGLDSAIVHASKILPMARIPEEQRQTALDLVYDRRGEDYDPLQKLMALFEGVSTSSTKASRQEELAALPLFERLERRIVDGEKAGMEADLDAAMAEVPPLQIINETLLSGMKTVGELFGSGQMQLPFVLQSAEVMKTAVAYLEPHMEATDDSGKGRIVLATVKGDVHDIGKNLVDIILSNNGYEVVNLGIKQPIATILDAAVDKKADVIGMSGLLVKSTVIMKENLQELNAKGVAEQFPVLLGGAALTRAYVEHDLTEVYQGHVHYARDAFEGLRLMDEIMTVKRGGGTDPNSPAAIAEREKTAERKARHERSKRIAEERKAKEVPVVVPERSDVAADQPVAVPPFWGTRVVKGLALAEYSGLLDERALFLGQWGLRGQRGGEGPSYEELVETEGRPRLRYWLDRLATENVLQHAAVVYGYFPAVSEGDEVIVLTEPNPDAPERYRFTFPRQQRDRFLCISDFIRSRAKAKETGQVDVLPFQLVTMGQPIADFANELFAGDNYRDYLEVHGIGVQLTEALAEYWHRRVREELTLEGHSVAESDPADVQDYFKLGYRGARYSFGYGACPDLEDRAKLVDLLEANRIGVVLSEELQLHPEQSTDAFVLLHPEAKYFNA from the coding sequence ATGTCTGCGTCCCGATCCGCTGCGTTCGATACCACGCTTCTCGACACGCTGTCCCGCCGTGTCGTCATCGGCGACGGTGCGATGGGCACCATGCTGCAGGCGGCGGACCTAACCCTGGACGATTTCCGCGGCCTGGAGGGCTGCAACGAAATCCTCAACGACACCCGGCCCGACGTGCTGCGCAGCATTCACCGCGCGTACTTCGAGGCGGGCGCCGACGCGGTCGAGACCAACACCTTCGGCTGCAACCTGCCGAACCTGGCCGACTACGACATCGCCGATCGGATCCGCGATCTGTCCGAGAAGGGCACCCGGCTCGCGCGCGAGGTCGCCGACGAGATGGGCCCGTCCGCGGACGGAACCCCTCGGTATGTTCTGGGTTCGATGGGTCCCGGCACCAAGCTGCCGACCCTGGGCCACGCGCCTTACACGGTGCTGCGCGACGCCTACCTCGAGTCCGCGCTCGGCATGCTCGACGGCGGCGCCGACGCCATCCTCATCGAAACCTGCCAGGACCTGTTGCAGGTTAAGGCCGCGATCACCGGCAGCCGCCGCGCCATGGCGCAGGCCGGCCGCCGGATCCCGATCATCACTCACGTCACGGTGGAGACCACCGGCACCATGCTGGTCGGTTCCGAGATCGGCGCGGCGCTGGCCGCTTTGGAACCGCTCGGTATCGACATGATCGGCCTGAACTGCGCGACCGGCCCGGCCGAGATGAGCGAGCACCTGCGTCATCTGTCCAAACACGCGCAGCTGCCGGTGTCGGTGATGCCGAACGCCGGTCTGCCCGTGCTCGGCGCCAACGGTGCGGAATACCCCTTGACGCCCGAGGAATTGGCGATCGCGCTGCGCGGGTTCGTCTCCGAATACGGTCTGGCCCTGGTCGGCGGTTGCTGTGGCACCACGCCGGAGCACATCCGCCAGGTCACCGAGGCGGTGCGCGAGGTCGAGAAGTCGCTGCCCGCGGTCGGTGAGCGCCGCCGGCCCGAGCACGAGCCGAGCGTGTCGAGCATGTACACGGCGGTGCCGTTCGAGCAGGACGCCTCGATCATGATGATCGGCGAGCGCACGAACGCCAACGGCTCCAAGGCTTTCCGTGAGGCCATGCTGGCCGAGGACTGGCAGAAGTGCGTGGACATCGCCAAGGATCAGACCCGCGACGGCGCGCACATGCTCGACCTGTGCGTCGACTACGTCGGCCGCGACGGTGCGAAGGATATGGAGGCCCTCGCCGCCCGCCTGGCGACCGCGTCCACCCTGCCGATCATGCTCGACTCCACCGAAACCCCGGTCCTGCGGGCCGGTTTGGAGCACCTGGGTGGCCGCTGCGCGGTGAACTCGGTGAACTACGAGGACGGCGACGGCCCGGAATCGCGTTTCCAGCAGACCATGGCGCTGGTCGCCGAACACGGCGCGGCCGTGGTGGCGCTGACCATCGACGAGGAGGGCCAGGCCCGCACCGCCGAGGCCAAGGTGGCGATCGCCGAGCGCCTGATCGCCGACATCACCGGCAACTGGGGCCTGCTGGAGAGCGACATCATCATCGACACGCTCACCTTCACCCTGGGCACCGGCCAGGAGGAGTCGCGCAAGGACGGCATCGAAACCATCGAGGCCATCCGCCAACTCAAGCGCAAGCACCCGAATGTGCAGACCACACTGGGTCTTTCGAACATCTCCTTCGGCCTGAATCCCGCCGCGAGGCAGGTGCTGAACTCGGTGTTCATGCACGAATGTGTCGAAGCCGGACTGGATTCCGCGATCGTGCACGCCTCCAAGATCCTGCCGATGGCGCGGATCCCCGAGGAGCAGCGCCAGACCGCGCTGGACCTGGTCTATGACCGCCGCGGTGAGGATTACGACCCGCTGCAGAAGCTGATGGCGCTGTTCGAAGGTGTTTCCACCTCCTCGACGAAGGCCTCGCGCCAGGAGGAACTGGCGGCGCTGCCGCTGTTCGAACGCCTCGAGCGCCGCATCGTCGACGGCGAAAAGGCCGGTATGGAAGCCGATCTGGACGCGGCCATGGCCGAGGTGCCGCCGCTGCAGATCATCAACGAGACGTTGCTCTCGGGCATGAAGACCGTCGGTGAGCTGTTCGGCTCCGGTCAGATGCAGCTGCCGTTCGTGCTGCAGTCCGCCGAGGTCATGAAGACCGCCGTCGCCTACCTGGAACCGCACATGGAGGCCACCGACGACAGCGGCAAGGGCCGCATCGTGCTGGCCACCGTCAAGGGCGACGTGCACGACATCGGCAAGAACCTGGTCGACATCATCCTGTCCAACAACGGCTACGAGGTGGTCAACCTCGGTATCAAGCAGCCGATCGCGACGATTCTCGACGCCGCCGTGGACAAGAAAGCCGACGTCATCGGCATGTCCGGGCTGCTGGTGAAGTCGACGGTGATCATGAAGGAGAACCTGCAGGAGCTCAACGCCAAGGGCGTGGCCGAGCAGTTCCCGGTCCTGCTCGGTGGCGCGGCGCTGACCCGCGCCTATGTCGAGCACGACCTCACCGAGGTCTACCAGGGCCATGTGCACTACGCCCGCGACGCCTTCGAGGGCCTGCGGTTGATGGACGAGATCATGACCGTCAAGCGCGGCGGCGGCACCGATCCGAACAGCCCGGCGGCGATCGCCGAACGCGAGAAGACCGCCGAACGCAAGGCCCGGCACGAGCGTTCCAAGCGGATCGCCGAGGAACGCAAGGCCAAGGAGGTGCCCGTCGTGGTGCCCGAGCGTTCCGATGTGGCCGCTGACCAGCCGGTTGCGGTGCCGCCGTTCTGGGGCACCCGCGTGGTGAAGGGTCTTGCGCTGGCCGAATACTCGGGTCTGCTCGACGAGCGTGCGCTGTTCCTGGGCCAGTGGGGTCTGCGTGGCCAGCGCGGCGGCGAGGGCCCCAGCTATGAAGAGCTGGTCGAAACCGAAGGTCGTCCGCGACTGCGGTACTGGCTGGACCGCCTCGCCACCGAGAATGTGCTGCAGCACGCCGCGGTGGTCTACGGCTACTTCCCGGCGGTGTCGGAGGGCGACGAGGTCATCGTGCTCACCGAACCGAATCCGGATGCGCCCGAACGCTATCGGTTCACCTTCCCGCGCCAGCAGCGCGATCGGTTCCTGTGCATCTCCGACTTCATCCGGTCGCGGGCCAAGGCGAAGGAGACCGGTCAGGTAGACGTGCTGCCGTTCCAGCTGGTCACTATGGGTCAGCCGATCGCCGACTTCGCCAACGAGCTGTTCGCGGGCGACAACTACCGCGACTACCTGGAGGTGCACGGCATCGGCGTGCAGCTCACCGAGGCGCTCGCCGAGTACTGGCACCGCCGGGTCCGCGAAGAGCTGACGCTGGAAGGACATTCGGTCGCCGAATCCGACCCGGCGGACGTGCAGGACTACTTCAAGCTTGGTTACCGCGGCGCCCGCTACTCCTTCGGGTACGGCGCCTGCCCCGACCTGGAGGACCGCGCGAAGCTGGTAGACCTGTTGGAGGCCAACCGGATCGGCGTCGTGCTGTCGGAGGAACTGCAGCTCCATCCCGAGCAGTCCACCGACGCCTTCGTGCTGCTGCACCCGGAAGCGAAGTACTTCAACGCCTGA
- a CDS encoding XRE family transcriptional regulator — protein MAAGDDRPVWAVRMRSERDARGWSQADAVRVMRAKSSHNLPTDSTLLRNWRRWESGESRPDDFYAPIIAAAFDTVTAAFFPKSRPNRDDELLSATGMDTLEFIGRLRMSDVSAATLDAIRITAERLCCEYPYADPHSLHSEGTAWLRRITSLLDGRLTLAQHREILVLAGWVALLVGCVDYDLGRRTSAEATRRAACSLGLEAEHPEIIGWGAEMAAWFALTQGNYRGAIEAADGALDTSSSLGVGVQLAAQRAKAWARIGDRSEVERALGTGRAILERLDPPINLDNHFVVDPQKFDFYAMDCCRVAGEDQLAESYAREVIRNSTRADGTIRNPMRVSEAHLTLAVVAVRNRDLELAVDEGMRAFSGKRRSLPSLMWIAGEAAREIIERFPGDPRTRIYLDQLRSLSPE, from the coding sequence GTGGCCGCTGGAGACGATCGACCCGTCTGGGCTGTCCGGATGCGCTCCGAGCGCGACGCGAGGGGGTGGTCCCAAGCCGACGCGGTCCGCGTGATGCGCGCCAAGTCGTCCCACAACTTGCCGACGGACAGTACGTTGCTGCGCAATTGGCGGCGCTGGGAGTCGGGCGAGTCGCGGCCCGACGACTTCTACGCCCCCATCATCGCCGCCGCCTTCGACACCGTGACCGCGGCGTTCTTCCCCAAATCCCGGCCCAACCGGGACGACGAACTGCTCTCGGCAACGGGGATGGACACGCTGGAATTCATTGGGCGCCTGCGGATGTCCGACGTGTCCGCGGCCACCCTGGACGCCATCCGGATCACCGCCGAGCGCCTGTGCTGCGAATACCCTTACGCCGACCCGCATTCCCTGCACAGCGAGGGAACCGCCTGGTTACGCCGCATCACCTCGCTGCTCGACGGCCGGCTCACCCTCGCGCAGCACCGCGAGATCCTGGTCCTCGCCGGCTGGGTCGCCCTGCTCGTCGGCTGCGTCGACTACGACCTGGGCCGCCGCACCTCCGCCGAGGCCACCCGCCGCGCCGCCTGCTCCCTCGGCCTCGAAGCCGAGCACCCCGAAATCATCGGCTGGGGCGCGGAAATGGCCGCTTGGTTCGCCCTCACCCAAGGTAACTACCGGGGTGCCATCGAGGCTGCCGACGGTGCGCTGGACACGTCCAGCTCCCTTGGCGTCGGCGTCCAGCTCGCCGCCCAGCGCGCCAAGGCCTGGGCCCGCATCGGCGACCGCTCCGAGGTCGAACGCGCCCTCGGCACCGGCCGAGCGATCCTCGAGCGACTCGATCCCCCCATCAACCTCGACAATCATTTCGTCGTCGACCCCCAAAAATTCGACTTCTACGCCATGGACTGCTGCCGCGTCGCCGGCGAAGACCAACTCGCCGAATCCTATGCGCGCGAAGTAATCCGAAACTCCACCCGCGCCGACGGCACCATCCGCAACCCCATGCGCGTCTCCGAAGCCCACCTCACCCTCGCCGTCGTCGCAGTCCGCAACCGCGACCTCGAACTCGCCGTAGACGAAGGCATGCGCGCCTTCTCCGGCAAACGCAGATCGTTGCCGTCATTGATGTGGATCGCCGGTGAAGCCGCCAGAGAGATCATCGAGCGCTTCCCCGGAGACCCCCGCACCCGCATCTATCTGGACCAGTTGAGATCCCTGTCCCCCGAGTAA
- a CDS encoding PAC2 family protein, with protein MNPSETPESELPTLRDPVLVAAFEGWNDAGDAASGAVEHLELIWDAEPLAELDSEDYYDYQVNRPTVRQVDGVTREIQWPSTSLSVCSPPGSERDVVLLRGIEPNMRWRSFCDELLAMIEQLGVNTVVILGALLADTPHTRPVPVTGSAYSKEAAERFNLEQTRYEGPTGITGVLQDQCVRAGVPAVSFWAAVPHYVSQPPNPKATIALLHRVEDVLDIEVPLGELPKQAEDWEGAVNEMTVGDEEISEYVRSLEERGDAAVDMNEAIAKIDGDAIAAEFEKYLRRRGPGSFGL; from the coding sequence GTGAACCCCAGTGAAACTCCCGAGTCGGAACTGCCGACGCTGCGGGATCCCGTGCTGGTCGCCGCCTTCGAGGGCTGGAACGACGCGGGTGACGCGGCCAGTGGCGCGGTGGAGCATTTGGAACTGATCTGGGACGCCGAGCCGCTAGCGGAACTCGATTCCGAGGACTACTACGACTACCAGGTGAACCGCCCGACGGTCCGCCAGGTCGACGGCGTGACCAGGGAGATCCAGTGGCCCTCCACCAGCCTGTCGGTGTGTTCGCCGCCCGGCAGCGAGCGCGACGTGGTGCTGCTGCGCGGTATCGAACCGAACATGCGCTGGCGCAGTTTCTGCGATGAGCTGCTCGCGATGATCGAGCAGCTGGGCGTGAATACCGTGGTCATCCTCGGCGCTTTGCTGGCCGATACCCCGCATACCCGTCCGGTTCCGGTCACCGGGTCGGCCTACAGCAAGGAAGCCGCCGAGCGCTTCAACCTCGAGCAGACCCGCTACGAGGGACCGACTGGTATCACCGGGGTGCTGCAGGATCAGTGCGTGCGCGCCGGTGTGCCCGCGGTGTCCTTCTGGGCCGCGGTGCCGCACTACGTTTCCCAGCCGCCGAACCCGAAAGCGACCATCGCGCTGCTGCACCGGGTCGAGGATGTGCTCGATATCGAGGTCCCGCTCGGCGAACTGCCCAAGCAGGCCGAGGATTGGGAAGGCGCCGTCAACGAAATGACCGTCGGCGACGAGGAGATCAGCGAGTACGTGCGCTCGCTGGAGGAGCGCGGCGACGCGGCGGTCGACATGAACGAGGCCATCGCCAAGATCGACGGCGACGCCATCGCGGCCGAGTTCGAAAAGTACCTGCGCAGGCGGGGTCCCGGAAGTTTCGGGCTGTAA
- a CDS encoding HAD family hydrolase, which translates to MTSNVTALSAVLWDMDGTLLDSEKLWDIAVRELARELGHEMTDEIRHALIGSAGPDAMRIIFTGLGLEPEVAEVEKARVFLEARVAELMTGPIPWRPGAKDALAMVRAAGLSSALVTNTKRSLAEYGLDTLGRDFFDTSVCGDEVLQGKPDPAIYLRAAELLNVDPKHCVAIEDSPTGARAAELAGCAVLVVPCEISVPPGPGRIFRDTLIGLTHADLEQIRRDIP; encoded by the coding sequence GTGACATCGAACGTGACAGCGCTTTCCGCGGTTCTCTGGGATATGGATGGCACGCTGCTCGATTCGGAGAAGCTGTGGGACATCGCGGTTCGCGAGCTCGCTCGTGAGCTGGGTCACGAGATGACCGACGAGATCCGCCACGCACTGATCGGCTCCGCCGGCCCCGACGCCATGCGCATCATCTTCACCGGGCTCGGCCTCGAGCCCGAGGTAGCCGAGGTCGAGAAGGCGCGCGTCTTCCTGGAAGCGCGCGTCGCCGAACTGATGACCGGCCCGATCCCCTGGCGCCCCGGCGCGAAAGACGCCCTCGCCATGGTCCGCGCCGCGGGCCTGTCCAGCGCCCTGGTCACCAACACCAAACGCTCCCTCGCCGAATACGGCCTGGACACCCTCGGCCGCGACTTCTTCGACACCTCGGTCTGCGGCGACGAAGTCCTCCAGGGCAAACCCGACCCCGCCATCTACCTGCGCGCCGCCGAACTCCTGAACGTCGACCCGAAACACTGTGTCGCCATCGAGGATTCACCCACCGGCGCCCGAGCCGCCGAACTGGCCGGGTGCGCCGTCCTGGTCGTCCCCTGCGAAATCTCCGTCCCCCCGGGCCCGGGCCGCATCTTCCGCGACACCCTGATCGGCCTCACCCACGCCGACCTCGAGCAGATCCGCCGCGACATCCCCTGA
- a CDS encoding serine/threonine-protein kinase, translating into MTSDRLIAGRYRLTDPIGTGAMGVVWRATDVRLRRTVAVKQLILGPGLSRSAALEAKLRAMREGRIAARLHHPNAITVFDVAEEDGQPWLVMEYMNAPSLAAKLSGHQTLPPDEVARIGAQAAAALSAAHEAGIMHRDVKPANILVADDGTVKITDFGISRAVGDVTVTATGFLAGTPAYLAPEVARGENPEPASDVFALGSTLYAAIEGSPPFGEGDNPLAVLHSVARGQIPPPKQAGELAPVLMRLLSPGIDARPTMREAREALEAVAAGRVPALAAVPVNTRVMPAPGGDATTVLATPGNDDSGATEFIPAAAPVAQNPTPPPPTRSSDTLRGGAGDSGPSKQTLALVAVAAVAVLLAAVVLWTRNTGDDPPPVAQQSTTAEPAAPSQAGGAPVQREPQNPPSSTTTPPPTSSTTTPPSTTTPPPTTPAGPPTPEKVQQFIQGYYGMLPGNIDGAWSQLSPAYQAQTGGYNAYSSWWRTIRSVSVSNVTPSGDGATATINYVKANGQRDSETRWFRVSSEGDRLLITASNA; encoded by the coding sequence ATGACGTCGGATCGGTTGATCGCTGGACGGTATCGGCTCACGGATCCGATCGGCACCGGTGCCATGGGTGTGGTGTGGCGTGCCACCGATGTCCGGCTGCGCCGCACGGTCGCGGTCAAACAGCTGATCCTGGGCCCCGGACTGTCTCGCTCGGCTGCGCTCGAAGCCAAGCTGCGCGCCATGCGCGAGGGCCGGATCGCGGCCCGACTACATCACCCCAACGCCATCACCGTCTTCGATGTCGCCGAAGAGGACGGCCAGCCCTGGCTGGTCATGGAATACATGAACGCGCCCAGCTTGGCGGCGAAACTGTCCGGCCACCAGACACTTCCGCCCGACGAGGTGGCGCGCATCGGCGCGCAGGCCGCGGCCGCGCTGTCCGCCGCACACGAGGCGGGCATCATGCACCGCGACGTGAAACCCGCGAATATCCTTGTCGCCGACGACGGCACGGTGAAGATCACCGACTTCGGTATCTCCCGTGCGGTCGGTGACGTCACGGTCACCGCCACCGGCTTCCTCGCGGGCACCCCCGCCTACCTCGCGCCGGAAGTGGCGCGCGGCGAGAACCCCGAACCCGCCTCCGACGTGTTCGCCCTCGGTTCCACGCTGTACGCGGCGATCGAAGGCAGTCCGCCGTTCGGTGAAGGCGACAACCCGCTCGCCGTGCTGCACTCCGTGGCCCGCGGTCAGATCCCGCCGCCGAAGCAGGCAGGCGAGCTCGCCCCGGTGCTGATGCGCCTGCTCTCGCCCGGTATCGATGCCCGCCCGACCATGCGGGAAGCCCGCGAGGCCCTCGAAGCCGTTGCGGCGGGCCGGGTTCCGGCCTTGGCCGCGGTCCCGGTCAACACCAGGGTGATGCCCGCCCCCGGCGGGGACGCGACCACCGTGCTCGCCACGCCAGGCAACGACGACAGCGGCGCCACCGAATTCATCCCGGCCGCCGCGCCCGTGGCCCAGAACCCCACGCCGCCACCGCCCACGCGATCTTCGGACACGCTGCGCGGGGGAGCGGGCGACAGTGGACCGAGCAAGCAAACGCTGGCGCTGGTGGCCGTCGCCGCGGTCGCCGTGCTGCTCGCCGCGGTTGTGCTGTGGACTCGCAACACCGGCGACGACCCGCCACCGGTGGCTCAGCAGAGCACCACCGCGGAACCCGCCGCGCCGTCGCAGGCGGGCGGCGCCCCGGTGCAGCGGGAGCCGCAGAACCCGCCGTCGTCGACGACCACGCCGCCGCCCACGAGCAGCACCACGACCCCGCCGTCCACAACTACCCCGCCGCCGACTACGCCCGCCGGACCGCCCACCCCGGAGAAGGTCCAGCAGTTCATCCAGGGGTACTACGGCATGCTGCCCGGCAATATCGATGGCGCCTGGTCCCAGCTCTCCCCGGCCTACCAAGCCCAGACCGGTGGCTACAACGCCTACTCCTCGTGGTGGCGGACGATCCGCTCGGTCAGCGTCAGCAACGTCACGCCCAGCGGCGACGGCGCCACCGCGACGATCAACTACGTGAAGGCCAACGGCCAGCGGGACAGCGAAACCCGCTGGTTCCGCGTGTCCTCCGAAGGTGATCGCCTGCTGATCACAGCCTCGAACGCCTGA